One Myotis daubentonii chromosome 12, mMyoDau2.1, whole genome shotgun sequence genomic region harbors:
- the LOC132213007 gene encoding S-phase kinase-associated protein 1-like — MPPIKLQSSDGEIFEVDVEIAKQSVTIKTMLEDLGMEDEGDDDAVPLPNVNAATLKKVISWCTHHKDDPPPPEDDENKEKRTDDIPVWDQEFLKVDQGTLFELILAANYLDIKGLLDVTCKTVANMIKGKTPEEIRKTFHIKNDFTEEEESQVRIENQWCEEK, encoded by the coding sequence ATGCCTCCAATTAAATTGCAGAGTTCTGATGGAGAGATATTTGAAGTTGATGTTGAAATTGCCAAACAATCTGTGACTATCAAGACCATGTTAGAAGATTTGGGAATGGAAGATGAAGGCGATGATGACGCAGTTCCTCTACCAAATGTTAATGCAGCAACATTAAAAAAGGTCATTTCGTGGTGCACCCACCACAAGGATGACCCTCCACCTCCTGAGGATGATGAGAACAAAGAGAAGCGAACAGATGATATTCCTGTTTGGGACCAAGAATTCCTCAAAGTTGACCAAGGGACACTCTTTGAACTAATTCTGGCTGCAAACTATTTAGACATCAAGGGTTTGCTTGACGTGACATGCAAGACTGTTGCCAATATGATCAAGGGGAAAACCCCCGAAGAGATTCGCAAGACCTTCCATATAAAAAATGACTTTACTGAAGAAGAGGAATCCCAGGTACGCATAGAGAACCAGTGGTGTGAAGAGAAGTGA
- the LOC132213013 gene encoding cytochrome b-c1 complex subunit 10-like yields MSKFLGPCYVQLAKNWIPMLGIWGTMGTMGLVWATEWRLILDWVAYINGKFKKDD; encoded by the coding sequence ATGAGCAAGTTCCTGGGCCCCTGCTATGTCCAACTGGCCAAGAACTGGATTCCCATGCTGGGCATATGGGGCACCATGGGCACCATGGGGCTAGTGTGGGCCACTGAGTGGAGGCTGATTCTAGACTGGGTAGCCTACATCAATGGCAAGTTTAAGAAGGATGACTAA